In a genomic window of Actinomadura rubteroloni:
- the mgtA gene encoding magnesium-translocating P-type ATPase, whose amino-acid sequence MTGLRVRASAPGEAAVPEALTVTAAGVLDATAATARLASRAGGLTEAEAARRLRAYGPNAVRSHRARAWAVLGRQLRSPLLVLLLGTACASFFLGERGDAVIIGAILAASVGLGFGNEYRAERAAESLHARVRHRCVVHRGGRPVSIDVTDLVPGDVVEIRLGEVVPADLRLLDVTGLECVESVLTGESLPVAKSTAPVPPGTPSAELTCCALMGTVVHAGSGRGVVVATGGRAEFGRVAVALGEHRPETEFQIGLRRFSMLLVRVAAVLTGAIFAINLVLHRPLLDALLFSLAIAVGISPQLLPAVVSTSLAAGSRRLARRKVLVKRLVCIEDLGDVEVLFTDKTGTLTEGRIALLHAAGADGHTSDTPLLLGMLCNEATVDDGRATGGNPLDTAIWDAPASAALRARAGTYRRVAALPFDHERQLASVLVEDADGNRRVITKGAPEVLLARCADVPDALRAALDAEFAAGNRVIAVASRAVPAAHAALTPDDEHDLAPDGLLVFSDPPKPSARTALDRLAGLGITVKVLTGDNPVVAAKVCADLGLPVTRVVTGADVDAADDARLAELIATATVFARVGPEHKARIVAAQRRTGVDVAFLGDGVNDAVALHAADVGISVESGTDVAKDAADVVLLEKDLNVLADGVTEGRRIFANTMKYVLMGTSSNFGNMFSAAGASLFLPFLPMLPSQLLLNNLLYDASQLAIPTDTVDPERLARPARWDVPFIRRFMTFFGPISSLFDFATFGLLLWGFHAGPTLFRTGWFVESLATQTLVIFAVRTRRIPFFRSRPSVPLLLSVFGAVGAGVLLPVLPFARDLGFRPLPGTLLLLLVPLLAVYFVLIEIGKRVFYRAAARPVPATRPRRTGYRVHRRAARFTR is encoded by the coding sequence ATGACCGGTCTCCGCGTCCGCGCGAGCGCTCCCGGCGAGGCGGCGGTTCCGGAGGCGCTGACGGTCACGGCGGCCGGGGTGCTCGACGCGACGGCGGCGACGGCCCGGCTGGCGTCCCGCGCCGGCGGGCTGACCGAGGCCGAGGCCGCCCGGCGGCTGCGCGCGTACGGGCCGAACGCGGTGCGGTCGCACCGGGCGCGGGCCTGGGCGGTGCTCGGACGGCAACTGCGCTCGCCGCTGCTCGTCCTGCTGCTCGGCACCGCGTGCGCGTCGTTCTTCCTCGGCGAGCGGGGCGACGCCGTCATCATCGGCGCCATCCTGGCCGCGTCGGTCGGGCTCGGCTTCGGCAACGAGTACCGGGCGGAGCGGGCCGCCGAGTCCCTGCACGCTCGCGTCCGGCACCGCTGCGTCGTCCACCGCGGCGGACGGCCGGTGTCGATCGACGTCACCGACCTCGTGCCGGGCGACGTCGTGGAGATCCGGCTCGGCGAGGTCGTGCCCGCCGACCTGCGGCTCCTGGACGTCACCGGGCTGGAGTGCGTGGAGTCCGTCCTGACCGGCGAGTCGCTGCCGGTCGCCAAGTCCACGGCGCCCGTCCCGCCGGGGACGCCTTCGGCCGAGCTGACGTGCTGCGCGCTGATGGGCACCGTCGTGCACGCCGGGTCCGGACGCGGCGTCGTCGTCGCCACGGGCGGACGGGCCGAGTTCGGGCGGGTCGCCGTCGCCCTCGGCGAGCACCGGCCCGAGACCGAGTTCCAGATCGGGCTGCGCCGCTTCTCGATGCTCCTGGTCCGGGTCGCGGCCGTCCTGACGGGCGCGATCTTCGCGATCAACCTCGTCCTGCACCGGCCGCTGCTGGACGCGCTGCTGTTCTCCCTGGCCATCGCGGTCGGGATCTCGCCGCAGCTCCTGCCCGCCGTCGTCTCCACGAGCCTGGCGGCGGGGTCCCGCCGGCTCGCCCGGCGCAAGGTGCTGGTGAAACGGCTGGTGTGCATCGAGGACCTCGGCGACGTCGAGGTCCTGTTCACCGACAAGACCGGCACGCTCACCGAGGGACGGATCGCGCTGCTGCACGCGGCCGGCGCGGACGGGCACACGTCCGACACCCCGCTGCTGCTCGGCATGCTGTGCAACGAGGCCACCGTGGACGACGGCCGCGCCACGGGCGGCAACCCGCTCGACACCGCGATCTGGGACGCCCCGGCCTCGGCCGCGCTCCGGGCGCGGGCCGGGACGTACCGGCGCGTCGCCGCGCTCCCCTTCGACCATGAGCGGCAACTGGCGTCGGTGCTGGTCGAGGACGCCGACGGGAACCGGCGCGTCATCACCAAGGGAGCGCCGGAGGTGCTGCTCGCGCGCTGCGCCGATGTCCCCGATGCCCTGCGCGCGGCGCTGGACGCCGAGTTCGCCGCCGGGAACCGGGTGATCGCCGTCGCGTCCCGGGCCGTCCCGGCGGCGCACGCCGCGCTGACGCCGGACGACGAGCACGACCTGGCGCCCGACGGCCTGCTGGTGTTCTCCGACCCGCCCAAGCCGTCCGCCCGCACGGCCCTGGACCGCCTCGCCGGGCTCGGGATCACCGTCAAGGTGCTCACCGGCGACAATCCGGTCGTCGCCGCGAAGGTCTGCGCCGACCTCGGGCTGCCCGTGACGCGGGTCGTCACCGGCGCCGACGTGGACGCCGCCGACGACGCGCGGCTCGCCGAGCTGATCGCGACCGCGACCGTGTTCGCGCGGGTCGGCCCCGAGCACAAGGCCCGCATCGTCGCGGCGCAGCGGCGCACGGGCGTGGACGTGGCGTTCCTCGGCGACGGCGTCAACGACGCGGTCGCCCTGCACGCCGCCGACGTCGGGATCTCCGTGGAGTCCGGCACGGACGTGGCCAAGGACGCCGCCGACGTCGTGCTGCTGGAGAAGGACCTCAACGTGCTCGCCGACGGCGTGACCGAGGGCCGCCGTATTTTCGCGAACACGATGAAGTACGTGCTCATGGGGACGTCCAGCAACTTCGGCAACATGTTCAGCGCCGCCGGGGCGTCGCTGTTCCTGCCCTTCCTGCCGATGCTCCCGTCGCAGCTCCTGCTCAACAACCTCCTTTACGACGCCAGCCAGCTCGCCATTCCCACCGACACGGTCGATCCCGAACGGCTCGCCCGTCCGGCGCGCTGGGACGTCCCCTTCATCCGCCGTTTCATGACCTTCTTCGGGCCGATCAGCTCCCTGTTCGACTTCGCGACGTTCGGCCTCCTGCTGTGGGGCTTCCACGCGGGGCCGACGCTGTTCCGCACCGGCTGGTTCGTGGAGTCCCTGGCCACCCAGACCCTGGTGATCTTCGCCGTCCGGACGCGCCGGATCCCCTTCTTCCGCAGCCGCCCGAGCGTTCCCCTGCTGCTCTCGGTGTTCGGGGCGGTCGGCGCCGGCGTGCTGCTGCCCGTCCTGCCGTTCGCCCGGGACCTCGGTTTCCGGCCGCTGCCGGGCACGCTGCTGCTGCTCCTCGTCCCGCTGCTGGCGGTCTATTTCGTGCTCATCGAGATCGGCAAGCGCGTCTTCTACCGGGCCGCCGCGCGTCCCGTCCCGGCGACGCGCCCGCGCCGGACGGGTTATCGCGTCCACCGCCGCGCCGCGCGCTTCACCCGGTGA
- a CDS encoding acetate/propionate family kinase has protein sequence MTRVLVVNAGSSSVKLSLLDHDDTVLTSASRPARGGELDPDALADVLASCPPPDAIGHRVVHGGTEFTAPVVLDDHVLGRLRALTDLAPLHQPQSLAGIEAVGGLLPGTPAVACFDTAFHTTLPEAAATYALPAAWRERYGIRRYGFHGLSHAYASRTAAQATGRSRIIVAHLGAGASLCAVRDGRSVDTTMGFTPLEGLVMATRSGSVDPGLLLWLITHAGLDPNTVADGLEHASGLAGLAGTGDLRDLLDRDDPAAGLAVDVYLHRLRAGIAAMAASLGGADVLVFTGGVGEHAHQIRSRAADGLEFLGISLDPGRNAAARPSGVTEISASGASVRTFVVEAREDLEVAAGTRRALADRKRRS, from the coding sequence GTGACGCGCGTCCTGGTCGTCAACGCCGGGTCCAGCAGCGTCAAGCTGTCCCTGCTCGACCACGACGACACCGTGCTCACCAGCGCGTCCCGGCCCGCGCGCGGCGGCGAGCTGGACCCGGACGCGCTCGCGGACGTGCTCGCGTCCTGCCCGCCGCCGGACGCGATCGGGCACCGGGTCGTCCACGGCGGGACCGAGTTCACCGCGCCCGTCGTGCTGGACGACCACGTCCTCGGCCGCCTGCGGGCGCTCACCGACCTCGCCCCGCTGCACCAGCCGCAATCGCTGGCGGGCATCGAGGCCGTCGGCGGGCTGCTGCCCGGCACGCCCGCCGTCGCGTGCTTCGACACCGCGTTCCACACCACGCTGCCGGAAGCCGCCGCCACCTACGCGCTCCCGGCCGCCTGGCGCGAGCGGTACGGGATCCGCCGCTACGGGTTCCACGGCCTGTCGCACGCCTACGCGTCCCGGACGGCGGCCCAGGCGACCGGACGATCCCGGATCATCGTCGCCCACCTCGGCGCGGGCGCGTCCCTGTGCGCGGTGCGCGACGGACGCAGCGTCGACACCACGATGGGCTTCACCCCGCTGGAAGGCCTGGTCATGGCGACGCGGTCGGGCAGCGTCGACCCCGGCCTGCTGCTCTGGCTGATCACCCACGCGGGCCTGGATCCGAACACCGTGGCCGACGGCCTGGAGCACGCCTCCGGCCTGGCCGGGCTCGCGGGAACCGGCGACCTGCGCGACCTGCTGGACCGCGACGACCCCGCCGCCGGGCTCGCGGTGGACGTCTACCTCCACCGCCTCCGGGCCGGCATCGCCGCGATGGCGGCGTCCCTCGGCGGCGCCGACGTCCTGGTCTTCACCGGCGGCGTCGGCGAGCACGCCCACCAGATCCGGTCCCGCGCGGCCGACGGGCTGGAGTTCCTCGGCATCTCCCTGGACCCCGGCCGCAACGCCGCCGCACGTCCCTCCGGTGTGACCGAGATCAGCGCTTCCGGCGCGTCCGTCCGCACGTTCGTCGTCGAGGCCCGCGAGGACCTGGAGGTCGCCGCCGGGACCCGCCGCGCCCTCGCGGACCGGAAGCGCCGATCATGA
- a CDS encoding phosphoketolase family protein translates to MTLNDDELKRLDAYWRAANYLSVGQIYLMANPLLREPLRPEHVKPRLLGHWGTSPGLNLCHAHLNRVIKARDLNMIMVVGPGHGGPAAVANAWLEGTYTELYPHVTRDARGMERLFRQFSFPGGVPSHVAPETPGSIHEGGELGYSLAHAYGAAFDNPDLVVACVVGDGESETGPLAASWHSTKFVDPAGDGAVLPILHLNGYKIANPTIPARIPEDELLRLLEGYGHRPIVVAGDEPAAVHRALAAALDDALDEIAAIQRRAREDGATDRPRWPMIVLRTPKGWTGPKEVDGLPVEGTWRAHQVPVTGVRTDPGHLALLEDWLRSYLPDELFDADGVPVPELRELPPSGTRRMTASPHANGGLLLRDLELPDFHAYAVEVASPGRATAEATRVLGALLRDVIAANPDDFRIMGPDETASNRLQAVFDVTDRAWNAARLPGDDHLAAHGRVMEVLSEHLCQGWLEGYLLTGRHGLFNCYEAFIHIVDAMFNQHAKWLETSRAIPWRRPVASLNYLLTSHVWRQDHNGFSHQDPGFLDVVMNKSPEVVRVYLPPDANTLLSVADHCLRSRDYVNVIVAGKQPALTYLTMDEAVRHCTRGIGIWEWASNDEGLDPDVVLACAGDIPTLETLAAVSLLREHLPELKVRVVNVVDLMRLQPDTEHPHGLSDREFDTLFTTDRPIIFAFHGYPWLIHRLTYRRHGHHNLHVRGYKERGTTTTPFDMVMLNDLDRFHLVMDVIDRVDGLGGRAAHLRQRMADERLRARAHTRLHGEDPAAVRDWTWPEAGR, encoded by the coding sequence ATGACGCTGAACGACGACGAACTGAAGCGGCTCGACGCGTACTGGCGCGCGGCGAACTACCTGTCGGTGGGCCAGATCTACCTGATGGCGAATCCGCTGCTGCGCGAGCCTCTGCGGCCCGAGCATGTGAAGCCGCGCCTGCTCGGGCACTGGGGCACCTCGCCCGGTCTCAACCTCTGCCACGCCCACCTCAACCGGGTGATCAAAGCCCGCGACCTCAACATGATCATGGTCGTCGGGCCGGGGCACGGCGGTCCGGCGGCGGTCGCGAACGCGTGGCTGGAGGGGACCTACACCGAGCTGTATCCGCACGTCACGCGGGACGCGCGCGGGATGGAGCGGCTGTTCCGGCAGTTCTCCTTCCCCGGCGGCGTGCCGAGCCATGTCGCGCCCGAGACGCCCGGGTCGATCCATGAGGGCGGCGAGCTCGGGTACTCGCTGGCGCACGCCTACGGGGCCGCGTTCGACAACCCGGACCTGGTGGTGGCGTGCGTCGTCGGGGACGGCGAGTCCGAGACCGGGCCGCTCGCCGCGAGCTGGCACTCGACCAAGTTCGTGGACCCGGCCGGCGACGGCGCGGTGCTCCCGATCCTGCACCTCAACGGCTACAAGATCGCCAACCCGACGATCCCGGCCCGCATCCCCGAGGACGAGCTGCTGCGCCTGCTGGAAGGGTACGGGCACCGTCCGATCGTCGTCGCCGGGGACGAGCCCGCCGCCGTCCACCGCGCGCTCGCCGCCGCCCTGGACGACGCCCTGGACGAGATCGCCGCCATCCAGCGCCGTGCCCGCGAGGACGGCGCGACCGACCGTCCGCGCTGGCCGATGATCGTCCTGCGCACGCCGAAGGGTTGGACCGGGCCGAAGGAGGTCGACGGGCTCCCCGTCGAGGGCACGTGGCGCGCCCACCAGGTGCCGGTCACCGGCGTCCGGACGGACCCCGGGCACCTGGCGCTGCTGGAGGACTGGCTGCGCTCCTACCTTCCGGACGAGCTGTTCGACGCCGACGGCGTTCCGGTCCCCGAGCTGCGGGAACTGCCGCCGTCGGGGACCCGCCGGATGACCGCCAGCCCGCACGCCAACGGCGGCCTGCTGCTGCGCGACCTGGAACTTCCCGACTTCCACGCCTACGCGGTCGAGGTGGCGTCCCCCGGCCGCGCGACGGCCGAGGCGACCCGCGTGCTCGGCGCGCTGCTGCGCGACGTGATCGCCGCCAACCCCGACGACTTCCGGATCATGGGCCCGGACGAGACCGCCTCCAACCGGCTCCAGGCCGTCTTCGACGTCACCGACCGGGCGTGGAACGCGGCGCGGCTGCCGGGCGACGACCATCTCGCGGCGCACGGCCGGGTGATGGAGGTCCTCAGCGAGCACCTGTGCCAGGGCTGGCTGGAGGGCTACCTGCTCACCGGGCGGCACGGCCTGTTCAACTGCTACGAGGCGTTCATCCACATCGTGGACGCCATGTTTAACCAGCACGCCAAATGGCTGGAGACCAGCCGCGCGATCCCGTGGCGGCGACCCGTGGCGTCCCTGAACTACCTGCTCACCTCGCACGTGTGGCGGCAGGACCACAACGGCTTCTCCCACCAGGACCCCGGGTTCCTGGACGTGGTGATGAACAAGAGCCCTGAGGTCGTCCGCGTGTACCTGCCGCCGGACGCCAACACGCTCCTGTCGGTCGCCGACCACTGCCTGCGCTCCCGCGACTACGTGAACGTCATCGTCGCCGGAAAGCAACCCGCACTGACCTACCTGACGATGGACGAGGCCGTCCGGCACTGCACGCGCGGCATCGGGATCTGGGAGTGGGCGTCCAACGACGAGGGCCTCGACCCGGACGTCGTGCTGGCCTGCGCGGGCGACATCCCGACCCTGGAGACCCTGGCGGCCGTGTCCCTGCTGCGCGAGCACCTGCCGGAGCTGAAGGTGCGGGTCGTCAACGTCGTGGACCTGATGCGGCTGCAACCCGACACCGAACACCCGCACGGACTGTCCGACCGGGAGTTCGACACTCTCTTCACCACCGACCGTCCCATCATCTTCGCCTTCCACGGCTACCCCTGGCTCATCCACCGCCTCACCTACCGCCGCCACGGCCACCACAACCTCCACGTGCGCGGCTACAAGGAGCGGGGAACGACCACCACGCCGTTCGACATGGTGATGCTGAACGACCTGGACCGCTTCCATCTGGTCATGGACGTCATCGACCGGGTCGACGGCCTCGGCGGACGCGCCGCGCACCTGCGCCAGCGGATGGCGGACGAACGGCTGCGCGCCCGCGCGCACACCCGCCTGCACGGCGAGGACCCGGCCGCCGTCCGGGACTGGACGTGGCCGGAGGCGGGCCGGTGA
- a CDS encoding DUF3073 family protein — protein MGRGRAKAKQAKVARRLKYGGGGGDLESLSRELGATAGGDDASVGRADEAGRRQVEDRSEETVGESGRPARARERRAPMCRS, from the coding sequence GTGGGACGTGGTCGGGCGAAGGCCAAGCAGGCGAAGGTCGCGCGCAGGTTGAAGTACGGCGGCGGAGGCGGCGACCTTGAGAGCCTGTCGCGGGAGCTGGGAGCGACCGCGGGCGGTGACGACGCGTCGGTCGGCCGGGCGGACGAAGCGGGCCGCCGTCAGGTCGAGGACCGGTCCGAAGAGACCGTGGGTGAGTCGGGCCGTCCGGCTCGCGCGCGTGAACGGCGGGCGCCGATGTGTCGGAGCTGA